In the genome of Opitutia bacterium KCR 482, one region contains:
- a CDS encoding alpha-amylase family glycosyl hydrolase produces MTTKIVKAWWINAHEIAVVFNRDIPFVPNVKVSGASGLPDFSISRASGRDFAKYASYFISDGIAHFLLDADNFKNIRAVSDADYYVCGDFNNWGDAIGNPLWKMSPSSGRFGRKLEIPVAKLGMKRRTAYFKFAGADGRWLEPVPTLPNVERDARGNSNLRLSLDKTGLHVFVINFDGICSLADEIRLSFPQLGVSGGVDFAERLLNIYSPAPLGARFADGKTSFSLFAPRAAYASVEWTLDGVRRETSASSCDGAIWTASADGDLSGARYFWRIGGKNRDATTAFSSSEPVADPYANAMLFPDGPSIVKFDADLPRNRPFKPPHWHDLAVMEIHLRDVLAKARADISDGERLTFEGLTKWLADENCYLRKVGVNCVELQPVQEFTAAKRTDYEWGYMPVNWFSPASSYATDPENSSQNEDFARLVEAFHRAGIAVILDVVYNHVGEPNYLVRADKEYYFELNMAGDLMNFSGCGNDYRSESPMARRMILDSLKKLVKNYGVDGFRFDLAELVGLETLREIEREMKTLKHDIILIAEPWSFRGHIAAALRDTGFASWNDGFREFMLSYALGRGDFAGFKYFVGGSRDTSRFCAQTVNYLESHDDKCLLDRITDSHENPSADDIARYKLAYALTLLSVGIPMVAEGFDIARTKYGKSNTYKDGAANALDYLRGLRFAGVCQWLRSLLKFRLSPEGKSLRIDGELPQGWLEFFGAGNSPAGGVMFNACGAGKSKRIFAAFNPTCNDVELAVPADLQTKFIQIADIDRFDLRGLENPVSPLEKNTLHLPRISLALWLEI; encoded by the coding sequence ATGACAACGAAAATCGTCAAGGCATGGTGGATAAACGCGCACGAAATCGCCGTAGTCTTCAACCGCGACATTCCCTTTGTGCCGAACGTAAAGGTGTCGGGGGCTTCTGGGCTGCCCGACTTTTCGATAAGCCGCGCTTCGGGGCGCGACTTCGCAAAATACGCCTCCTACTTTATCTCCGACGGCATTGCGCACTTCCTGCTCGACGCCGACAATTTCAAGAATATCCGCGCAGTCTCGGACGCCGACTACTACGTCTGCGGCGACTTCAACAACTGGGGAGATGCAATCGGCAACCCGCTCTGGAAAATGTCGCCGTCGTCGGGACGCTTCGGGCGGAAGCTCGAAATTCCCGTGGCGAAGCTCGGCATGAAACGCCGCACGGCGTATTTTAAATTCGCGGGCGCGGACGGCCGCTGGCTCGAACCCGTCCCGACCCTTCCGAACGTCGAGCGCGACGCCCGCGGAAACTCCAACCTGCGCCTGAGCCTCGACAAAACGGGGCTTCACGTGTTCGTGATAAACTTCGACGGCATCTGCTCGCTCGCCGACGAAATCAGGCTTTCATTCCCGCAGCTCGGCGTGTCGGGCGGAGTCGATTTCGCCGAACGCCTGCTAAACATCTACTCGCCCGCTCCGCTCGGAGCGCGCTTCGCGGACGGCAAAACAAGCTTTTCTCTTTTCGCGCCACGCGCCGCGTACGCGTCGGTCGAATGGACTCTCGACGGCGTCCGCCGCGAGACCTCCGCAAGCTCCTGCGACGGCGCAATCTGGACGGCGTCCGCCGACGGCGACCTGTCGGGGGCGCGGTATTTCTGGCGAATCGGCGGCAAAAACCGCGACGCGACAACCGCGTTTTCGTCGTCCGAACCCGTCGCCGACCCCTACGCAAACGCAATGCTTTTCCCCGACGGCCCGTCAATCGTGAAGTTCGACGCCGACCTGCCCCGCAACCGCCCGTTCAAGCCTCCGCATTGGCACGACCTCGCCGTAATGGAAATCCACCTGCGCGACGTGCTTGCAAAGGCGCGGGCGGACATCTCCGACGGCGAACGGCTCACGTTCGAAGGGCTGACAAAGTGGCTCGCCGACGAAAACTGCTACCTGCGGAAAGTCGGCGTCAACTGCGTCGAGCTTCAACCCGTGCAGGAATTCACCGCCGCAAAACGCACCGACTACGAATGGGGCTACATGCCCGTCAACTGGTTCTCCCCCGCAAGCTCGTACGCAACCGACCCCGAAAATTCGTCGCAAAACGAAGATTTCGCGCGGCTCGTAGAGGCGTTCCACCGCGCGGGAATCGCCGTGATTCTCGACGTCGTCTACAACCATGTTGGCGAGCCGAACTACCTTGTCCGCGCCGACAAGGAATACTATTTCGAGCTTAACATGGCGGGCGACCTCATGAATTTCAGCGGCTGCGGAAACGACTACCGCTCCGAATCGCCCATGGCGCGAAGAATGATTCTCGACAGCCTCAAAAAGCTCGTGAAAAACTACGGCGTGGACGGATTCAGATTCGACCTCGCCGAACTCGTCGGCTTGGAGACACTGCGCGAAATCGAGCGCGAAATGAAAACGCTCAAACACGACATCATTCTAATAGCCGAACCGTGGAGCTTCCGCGGACACATAGCCGCCGCCCTGCGCGACACGGGCTTCGCGTCGTGGAACGACGGCTTCCGCGAGTTCATGCTCTCGTACGCGCTCGGACGCGGCGACTTCGCGGGCTTCAAATACTTCGTCGGCGGCAGCCGCGACACTTCCAGATTCTGCGCGCAAACCGTCAACTACCTCGAAAGCCACGACGACAAATGCCTTTTGGACCGCATTACCGACAGCCACGAAAACCCGTCGGCGGACGATATCGCCCGCTATAAACTCGCCTACGCGCTGACGCTGCTTTCGGTCGGGATTCCGATGGTCGCGGAGGGCTTCGACATCGCGCGGACAAAATACGGCAAAAGCAACACATATAAGGACGGCGCGGCAAACGCGCTCGACTACCTGCGCGGACTGCGCTTCGCGGGTGTCTGCCAATGGCTGAGGTCGCTGCTGAAATTCAGACTGTCGCCCGAGGGGAAGTCGCTGAGAATAGACGGAGAACTGCCGCAGGGGTGGCTCGAATTTTTCGGCGCGGGAAACTCGCCCGCAGGCGGCGTAATGTTCAACGCATGCGGCGCGGGGAAATCGAAACGGATTTTCGCCGCATTCAACCCGACGTGCAACGATGTCGAGCTCGCAGTACCAGCCGACTTGCAAACAAAATTCATACAAATCGCCGACATCGACAGATTCGACTTGCGCGGACTTGAAAACCCCGTTTCGCCGCTTGAAAAAAACACCCTGCACCTGCCGCGCATCTCGCTCGCGCTCTGGCTCGAAATTTAG
- the guaA gene encoding glutamine-hydrolyzing GMP synthase, whose protein sequence is MNQKIAVLDFGSQYTQVIARRIRECSVYSEIMPFNTKADVLKKQGVCGIILSGGPASVLSKGSPRPDKKIFELGVPVLGICYGLQLMGHMLGGKIVSSKQREYGLGKLSFKGKSELLKGIDSPIQVWNSHGDKIEKLPEGFKPIGTTENSAYALIENKARRFYGMQFHPEVAHTPRGMDIIKNFLYGICGCTGDWTMSDYVERAVNKIRETVGDKKVILGLSGGVDSSVAAALIHKAIGDQLTCVFVDNGLLRKDERKKVEDLFKNNFKMRMKTVRAEKLFLAKLAGVKDPERKRKIIGKTFVEVFDKSVKSIGQVDFLAQGTLYPDVIESVPIAGNPASLIKSHHNVGGLPKHMKLKLLEPLRELFKDEVRALGKELGLSKEVLWRHPFPGPGLGVRVVGDITKKRCDILREADAILLEEMKAAGLYYNVWQAFAVFLPVKTVGVMGDERTYDNVIALRIVESQDAMTADWAHIPHEVLAKISNRIINEVKGVNRVCLDISSKPPATIEWE, encoded by the coding sequence CGTGCTCAAAAAACAGGGCGTGTGCGGTATCATTCTTTCGGGCGGACCGGCGAGCGTCCTGTCGAAAGGCTCTCCGCGCCCCGATAAAAAGATATTCGAGCTTGGCGTTCCCGTTCTCGGCATCTGCTACGGTTTGCAGTTGATGGGGCACATGCTCGGCGGGAAAATCGTTTCGAGCAAGCAGCGCGAATACGGGCTGGGCAAGCTTTCGTTCAAGGGCAAGAGCGAGCTTCTCAAAGGGATTGACTCTCCCATTCAGGTTTGGAATTCGCACGGCGACAAAATCGAGAAACTGCCCGAAGGCTTCAAGCCAATCGGTACGACCGAAAATTCCGCATACGCGCTCATCGAAAACAAGGCGCGCCGATTCTACGGAATGCAGTTTCACCCCGAAGTTGCGCACACGCCGCGCGGCATGGACATCATCAAAAACTTCCTCTACGGAATTTGCGGCTGCACGGGCGACTGGACTATGTCGGACTACGTCGAACGCGCCGTCAATAAAATTCGCGAAACCGTCGGCGACAAAAAGGTAATCCTCGGCCTCAGCGGAGGCGTGGACTCATCCGTCGCCGCCGCGCTTATCCACAAGGCGATAGGCGACCAGCTCACTTGCGTGTTCGTCGACAATGGGCTTCTCCGCAAGGACGAACGCAAAAAGGTCGAAGACCTCTTCAAAAACAATTTCAAAATGCGCATGAAAACCGTGCGCGCCGAAAAGCTCTTCCTTGCGAAGCTCGCGGGCGTCAAAGACCCCGAACGCAAGCGCAAGATTATCGGAAAAACTTTCGTCGAAGTGTTCGACAAGTCCGTGAAATCAATCGGGCAGGTCGATTTCCTCGCGCAGGGCACTCTCTACCCCGACGTTATCGAAAGCGTGCCGATTGCCGGCAACCCCGCGTCGCTCATCAAGAGCCACCACAATGTCGGCGGACTGCCGAAACACATGAAGCTCAAACTTCTCGAACCCCTCCGCGAGCTTTTCAAAGACGAAGTGCGCGCGCTCGGCAAAGAGCTTGGGCTTTCAAAGGAAGTTCTTTGGAGACACCCCTTCCCCGGACCGGGTCTCGGCGTGCGCGTGGTGGGCGACATCACGAAAAAACGTTGCGACATTCTCCGCGAGGCAGACGCAATCCTTCTCGAAGAAATGAAAGCGGCGGGGCTTTACTACAACGTCTGGCAGGCGTTTGCGGTGTTCCTCCCCGTCAAGACCGTCGGCGTCATGGGCGACGAGCGCACATACGACAATGTGATAGCCCTCCGCATTGTGGAAAGTCAGGACGCGATGACCGCCGACTGGGCGCACATTCCGCACGAAGTCTTGGCTAAGATTTCCAACCGAATCATAAACGAGGTCAAGGGCGTCAACCGCGTGTGTCTTGATATTTCCTCCAAACCGCCCGCAACAATCGAGTGGGAATAG
- a CDS encoding sugar phosphate nucleotidyltransferase, which produces MKKSLIAMAAGMGSRFGGLKQAAKFGASQKVILDFAIEDALAAGVEKLVFVIRSDIEKIFREDVSGKYENKTDVRYVFQDKCGQPLPLGRSKPWGTGHAVLACADEIAESFFAINADDYYGASSYTAASEFLDTAKPDTCALAGFLLKNTLSENGTVSRGICSHDADMNLSGVREFGGLKKVSDNPLKIASADGTEFCGDEYTSLNFWVFQRSFMDILGSEFDKFLSENSKSEKAEFYLPAAVDTSIKNGSLSAKILPTRERWQGITYREDMPLVEKFLRENGRI; this is translated from the coding sequence ATGAAAAAATCTCTCATAGCAATGGCGGCTGGAATGGGAAGCCGCTTTGGCGGACTCAAACAGGCGGCGAAATTCGGCGCGTCGCAGAAAGTCATTCTCGACTTCGCAATCGAGGACGCGCTTGCGGCGGGCGTAGAAAAGCTCGTGTTCGTAATCCGCTCCGACATCGAAAAGATTTTCCGCGAGGACGTTTCGGGAAAATACGAAAACAAAACCGACGTCCGCTACGTCTTTCAGGACAAATGCGGGCAGCCCCTGCCGCTCGGACGCTCCAAACCGTGGGGCACGGGGCACGCAGTGCTTGCCTGCGCCGACGAAATAGCCGAAAGCTTTTTTGCAATCAACGCCGACGACTATTACGGGGCGTCGTCGTACACCGCGGCGTCCGAATTTCTCGACACCGCAAAGCCCGACACCTGCGCCCTTGCGGGCTTTCTGCTGAAAAACACGCTGTCCGAAAACGGCACGGTCTCGCGCGGGATATGCTCGCACGACGCCGACATGAACCTTTCGGGCGTGCGCGAATTCGGCGGGCTGAAAAAGGTCTCCGACAATCCCCTCAAAATTGCCTCCGCCGACGGAACGGAATTTTGCGGCGACGAATATACGTCGCTGAATTTTTGGGTGTTCCAGCGCAGCTTCATGGACATCTTGGGCAGCGAGTTCGACAAATTCCTGTCGGAAAACTCCAAGAGCGAAAAGGCGGAATTCTACCTGCCCGCCGCCGTCGATACGTCGATAAAAAACGGGAGTCTTTCCGCCAAGATTCTGCCCACGCGCGAACGCTGGCAGGGAATCACATACCGCGAGGACATGCCGCTTGTCGAAAAATTCCTGCGCGAAAACGGCCGCATTTAG
- a CDS encoding crossover junction endodeoxyribonuclease RuvC encodes MAKSGRALWTAAIKEGKKSSPAGASERTEKSADSRARKKRLETERKLRGRQMCGRVLGIDPSLRGTGLAVLEAREDGTLAYIESLTVKNRPTLSMPECLARILEETDGIIRRNKPDCVAIEQSVYVQNFRTALILGSSRGAAIAAAAAKRLEVFEYPPLRIKQAVIGYGRASKEQIARSVAALVSNAPVLPSDEADAAGAALTHIFTHKV; translated from the coding sequence ATGGCAAAATCGGGAAGAGCGTTGTGGACGGCGGCGATAAAGGAGGGCAAAAAATCCTCCCCCGCGGGAGCGTCGGAGCGGACGGAGAAATCCGCCGATTCCCGCGCTCGCAAAAAACGCCTCGAAACCGAGCGCAAGCTCCGCGGCAGGCAGATGTGCGGCAGGGTGCTCGGCATAGACCCGAGCCTTCGCGGCACGGGTCTTGCCGTCTTGGAGGCGCGGGAGGACGGCACTTTGGCGTACATCGAATCCCTTACGGTAAAAAACCGCCCGACGCTTTCCATGCCCGAATGCCTTGCGCGGATTTTGGAGGAGACCGACGGAATTATCCGCCGCAACAAGCCCGACTGCGTGGCGATAGAGCAGAGCGTGTACGTGCAGAATTTCAGAACCGCGCTTATTTTAGGCTCGTCGCGCGGCGCGGCGATTGCCGCCGCCGCCGCAAAAAGGCTAGAAGTCTTCGAGTATCCGCCGCTGAGAATCAAGCAGGCGGTAATCGGCTACGGCAGGGCGAGCAAAGAGCAGATTGCGCGTTCGGTGGCGGCTCTCGTCTCGAACGCGCCCGTGCTTCCGTCCGACGAGGCGGATGCGGCGGGCGCGGCGTTAACCCACATATTTACTCATAAAGTCTGA